The Channa argus isolate prfri chromosome 22, Channa argus male v1.0, whole genome shotgun sequence genome has a window encoding:
- the tm4sf21a gene encoding transmembrane 4 L6 family member 4, whose protein sequence is MCTGRCSRCIAGALFPLVVTSIICNIVLFFPGGDVKYAQNGHITEEVKYMGGLVGGGIMVLIPALYIHLTGTQGCCGNRCGMFLSIAFAAVGVAGALYSFIVAVLGLQNGPLCKVLLIWTTPFKNSDHKYLTDSTWWGQCTEPKNIVQFNIGLFSTLVATSCLQLILCAIQMINGFVGCLCGTCIDKGPL, encoded by the exons ATGTGTACTGGAAGATGTTCCCGTTGCATTGCTGGTGCTCTCTTCCCTTTAGTGGTgacatccattatctgtaacattGTATTGTTCTTTCCTGGAGGGGACGTCAAGTATGCCCAGAACGGACATATTACTGAGGAGGTGAAATACATGGGAGGACTCGTTGGAGGTGGCATAATG GTGTTGATCCCAGCACTTTACATCCACTTGACTGGAACACAGGGATGCTGTGGGAATCGTTGTGGG ATGTTCCTATCAATTGCATTTGCTGCAGTGGGTGTGGCCGGTGCCCTTTACAGTTTTATTGTGGCAGTGCTCGGTTTGCAGAATGGACCCCTCTGCAAAGTCCTTCTGATTTGGACAACACCTTTTAAGAACAG TGACCACAAATACCTGACTGACAGCACATGGTGGGGACAATGCACAGAGCCTAAGAACATTGTGCAGTTCAACATTGGTCTGTTCAGTACCCTGGTGGCCACAAGCTGTTTGCAGCTGATTCTCTGTGCCATTCAGATGATCAACGGTTTTGTCGGCTGTTTGTGTGGAACCTGCATAGACAAAGGG CCACTGTGA